In Streptomyces rapamycinicus NRRL 5491, the genomic stretch CCCCGAGCCCGGGGTGGACGGGTACGTGCGCGCGGCGCTCGAGGGCGGGGCGCGGGTGTTCAAGGCCCATGTGCAGGTGGGGGCGTACGACCCGGGTGATCAGCTGCTCGACCCGGTGTGGGGCATGCTCGCCGAGAGCGGGACGCCCGTGGTCATCCACTGCGGCTCGGGGCCCCACCCGGGCAAGTACACCGGCCCGGAGCCGGTGGGGCGGGTGCTGGCCCGCCATCCTCGGCTGCGCCTGATCATCGCGCATATGGGGCTGCCGGAGTACTCGGACTTCCTGGGGCTGGCGGAGCGGTACGAGGAGGTCCACCTGGACACCACGATGGCCTTCACCGACTTCACCGAGCGCCAGTGGCCGTTTCCGCGGTCGGAGCGGGAGCGGCTGGCCGCCCTGGGGAACCGGGTGCTGTTCGGGAGCGACTTCCCCAACATCCCGTACGGATACCGGCATGCGCTGGACGCGCTGACGCGGGTCGGGCAGGACGAGGAGTGGCTGCGCGGGGTGTGTTACGGGAACGCGGCGCGGCTGTTCGGGATATGACGGGTTGTGGCCGCTCCGGATGCGCCCCTCGCGGGTGGAGCGTGGATGTTCCGGATGCGCTTGTTGTGGGTGGAGCGTGGCCGCCCGGATGCGCCCCTCGCGGGTGGAGCGTGGATGTTCCGGATGCGCCCGTTATGGCTAGGGCGCGGCCGCTCCGGATGGGGGGCTCGCCCGGTGCCCGCGTCGGCTGGGGCTCGCCCGGTGCCCGCGTCGGCGCCGGGCGAGGAGGCCGCGGGGGTCGGTCAGCTCTTGTCCAGCGGCAGTGCCTCGGCCAGCGTGCGCCACTGCTCGCGGGGGAGCCCCTGGTCGTCGCTCACCACCTGGATCGCGAGGTGGTCCGCGCCCGCGGCCAGGAACTCGTCCACGCGCGCCCGGATCGCCTCCGCGTCGCCGAGCGCGTACATGGCGGCGAGGAGACGGTCGCTGCCGCCGTCCGCGAAGTCCGCGTCCCCGAAGCCCAGCCGCTTGAAGTTGTTGGTGTAGTTGGGCAGCGCCAGATAGCGGCCGAGGTAGTCGCGGGCGGTGGCGCGGGCGCGTTCCAGGTCCGTGTCGAGGACGACCTTCAGCTCGGGCGCGAGCACGGCCTCCTTGCCCAGCACGTCCCGGGCCTCGGCGGTGTGCTCCGGGGTGACGAGGTACGGATGCGCGCCGGCCGCGCGGTCGCGGGACAGCTCGAGCATCTTGGGGCCGAGCGCGGCCAGGACCCGCTCGGCGGCGGGGACGGGGGCCGGGGCGGAGTCCAGTGCGGTCAGGTACTCCTTCATCGCCGTGTACGGGCGCTTGTAGCGCTCACCGGCGAGCGCGCTGTGGCTCACGCCGAGGCCGAGGAGGAAGCGGCCGCCGTGGGCGGCGTTGAGCGCGGTGTGCCGCTCGGCGACGTAGCCCGCCTCGTGGTCCCAGATGCTCAGGATTCCGGTCGCGACGGTGATCCGGGAGGTGGCGTCCAGCAGGACTCCGGCCTGATCCGGGCTGGGACTGCCACCGAGCCAGACGGCGCCGTACCCCAGCTCGTCCAGCTCGGCCGCTGCCTCGCTGACCTGCTCTGATGGGGTGAGGTCCGTCTTCAGGGCCGCGGTCCAGATGCCGATCTTGCCAAGTGCGGGACGAGAAGTCATACAGGGGGAAGCCGGAGAGTCCTTCCGGTTATTCCGTGGCCCGCCCAGCCGTTCCGTGCCCAGGATCCGCTGTTTCGCCCCCGGCCGGTCCCGTCCCCGCCGCCACAGGATTCTCAGGTAATTCACAGGCAGCCGAAAGGGACCTCTCAGGGCCCGCTCCGAAGGTGGAGGTCATGATGCCGACCTCGCCTCATGGGCGTACCGAACTGCTGCGCCCCGACGGTAGCCCCGTCCGGGTGCTGGTCGTGGACGACGAGTCGGCGCTCGCCGACCTGCTGTCGATGGCACTGCGCTACGAGGGGTGGGAGGTGCGCACCGCGGGTGACGGCGCGGAGGCGATCCGGATCACCCGTGAGCTGCGCCCGGACGCGGTGGTCCTGGACATCATGCTGCCCGATATGGACGGGCTCGCCGTGCTGGGGCGGCTGCGCCGGGAACTGCCCGATGTCCCGGTGCTGTTCCTGACCGCGCGCGACGCGGTGGAGGACCGGATAGCGGGCATCACGGCGGGCGGCGACGACTATGTGACCAAGCCGTTCAGCCTGGAGGAGGTCGTCGCCCGGCTGCGCGGGCTGCTGCGCAGGTCGGGGGCGGCGGCCGCGCGCAGTGAGTCGGTGCTGGCCGTCGGCGATCTGATCCTGGACGAGGACAGCCACGAGGTGGCGCGCGGGGGACAGGAGATCCATCTCACCGCGACCGAGTTCGAACTGCTGCGCTATCTCATGCGCAATCCGCGCCGGGTGCTCAGCAAGGCGCAGATCCTCGACCGGGTCTGGAGCTATGACTTCGGCGGCCAGGCCAACGTGGTCGAGCTCTACATCTCGTATCTGCGGCGCAAGATCGACGCGGGGCGCAGCCCGATGATCCATACCCGGCGGGGCGCCGGGTATCTGATCAAGCCCGGGGAGTAGGCACGGTGGCGCACCCCCCGCCCCGGCCGCCCCGAGGCCCCGACCTGCCCGGCCCCGACGGGATGCCCGGCGCCTCCCAGCCGCCCCAGGGCGCGGGAGCGGCGCAGGGGCGCGCGCACGCCCGGCGCGCCCAGCGTGCGGGACGCGCTCAGCGTGCGGGGAACGCGCAACGAGCCGGAGCCGCGCAACGAGCCGGGCGCACTCAGGGGGCCGGGCGCACTCAGCGGGCCGGGCGCCGCCCCTGGTCCCTGCGCACCCGTCTGGTCGTCTCGGCCGTCGCGCTGATCGCGGTGGTCTGCGCGGTGATCGGCTCGGTCACGACCCTGGCCCTGCAGTCGTACCTCCAGGGGCAGGTGGACGACGATCTGCGCGCGTCCGTCGGGCGGTTCCTGAACAAGCCGGGACCGGAGCGCGAACTCCCCCGGAACGATGTGCTCTTCGTCGCCTCGCCCGGTCAGCCGATCGGCACGGTCGGGGCGCGGTTCGGCCAGGACGGCGAGATCTCCATGTCGGGCAAGAGCAATGACTCGCCCATGACGGACGAGGTCGACGCCGAGAGCCGGGTGGACCCCCTGACCAGCGGTCAGCAGAAGGCGATCGCCGCCGTCCCGCTGGACGGGGACGTGCACACCATCGATCTGCCCGGCCTCGGCGGCTATCGGGCGGTGGCCCAGCCGGACCACCGGGATGGCGGCATCATCCTCGCCTTCCCGCTCGACCAGACGCAGGAGACGGTCAACACCCTCATCCTCGTGGAGGTCTGTGTGGCCGCGGCCGGGCTGGTCGCGGCCGGGATCGCCGGGGCCGCGATGGTCGGCATCTCGCTGCGGCCGCTGCGCCGGGTGGCCGCGACCGCGACCCGGGTCTCCGAACTCCCCCTGCACAGCGGCGAGGTGGCGCTGCGCGAGCGCGTCCCGGCCTCGGAGGCCGATCCGCGTACCGAGGTCGGCCAGGTGGGGGCGGCGCTCAACCGCATGCTCGGCCATGTGGAGTCGGCGCTCGCGGCCCGCCAGGAGAGCGAGACGCGGGTGCGGCAGTTCGTCGCCGACGCCAGCCATGAGCTCCGTACGCCGCTCGCCTCGATCCGCGGCTACGCCGAGCTGACCCGGCGCGGCCGGGAGGAGATCGGGCCCGACACCCGGCATGCCCTCGGCCGGGTCGAGTCCGAGGCCGGGCGGATGACCGGGCTGGTCGAGGATCTGCTGCTGCTGGCCCGGCTGGACGCGGGGCGGCCGCTGGAATGCGCGGAGGCCGATCTGTCCCCGCTGGTCGTGGACGCCGTCAGCGACGCTCGGGCGGTCGGCTCGGACCACGAGTGGCGGCTGGAGCTGCCCGATGAACCGGCGGTCGTCTTCGGCGACGACGCCCGGCTGCGCCAGGTGCTGGTGAACCTCCTCGGCAACGCGCGGACGCACACCCCGGCCGGTACCACGGTCACGGCGCGGGTGCTGTGGGGCGGGCCGCGGGCGTCGCCGTACCCCTCGCCGTATCTGGCGCCGTACGGGCTCTCCTACGGGATGTCTTACGGCGCGTCCTCCCATGGCCACCGTAAGGGGCGCGGCTCGCCACACGCCCAGACGTACGCCCCGCCGCATCACCAGACCCAGCCGCATGACCAGACGTACGCCCAGCCGCACGCCCAGACGTACGCCCCGCCCTACGGCTCCCCGTACGCGGCCGCCCGCGCCGCCGGGGCCTTCGGCCCGCCGCAGCCGCCCTCGTACGTCTCGCTGGAGATCGAGGACGACGGTCCCGGCATCCCGCCCGAGCTGCTGCCGCATGTCTTCGAGCGGTTCGCGCGCGGCGACGCCTCGCGCTCCCGCGCCGCGGGCAGTACGGGGCTCGGCCTGGCCATCGTGCACGCGGTCGTGGCCGCACACGACGGGCAGGTGACGGTGGACAGCGTGCCCGGGCGCACCGTCTTCGGCGTCCACCTGCCCGTGCACCGGGTCGTTCACCATGGCGTAACGGACTCACAGGCAGGCCACAGGCTGACCACACAGCCGTGACAGCGCGGCTCGCGACCGTCGACCTCATGCGAACCGACACCCCTCTCGGGGCTCCGCCCGAGACACCTCTCCAAACCTTGCCCGTGCGCGGGCCGGTGACGGTCGTGCGCGGCCGTCCGGTGCTGGACGTCGTCATCCCCGTCTACAACGAGGAAGCGGACCTCGAGCGGTGCGTACGACGGCTGCACGACCATCTGGCCCGCACCTTCCCGTACGGCTTCCGGATCACCATCGCCGACAACGCCAGTACGGACCGCACGCCCGACCTCGCGGCCTACCTGGACGAGAGCATCGAGGAGGTGACGGCGGTCCGGCTGGAGCAGAAGGGGCGCGGGCGGGCGCTGCGCACCGTGTGGTCGCTGTCCGAGGCTCCCGTGCTCGCCTATATGGACGTCGATCTGTCCACGGACCTCAAGGCGCTGCTGCCGCTGGTGGCCCCGCTGATCTCCGGGCACTCCGACCTGGCGATCGGATCGCGGCTGTCCCGCAGTTCACGGGTGGTGCGCGGGACCAAGCGGGAGTTCATCTCGCGGGCGTACAACCTGATTCTGCGCGGCAGCCTGGCGGCCCGCTTCTCCGACGCCCAGTGCGGATTCAAAGCGATCCGTAAGGACGTCGCGGAGCGGCTGCTGCCCCTGGTCGAGGACACCGGGTGGTTCTTCGACACCGAGATGCTGGTGCTGGCCGAGCGGGCCGGGCTGCGCATCCACGAGGTGCCGGTGGACTGGGTGGACGACCCCAATAGCACGGTCCACATCGTGAAGACGGCCACCGAGGACCTCAAAGGTGTGTGGCGGGTGGGGCGCGCGCTGGCCACCGGTGCGCTGCCGCTGGACCGGGTGCGCCGTCCGTTCGGCGACGATCCGCGCGACCGGGAGCTGAGCGGGGTGCCGAAGGGCCTGGCCCGCCAGCTGGTCGGGTTCTGTGTGGTCGGCGCGCTGAGCACACTGGTCTATCTGCTGCTGTACTCCCTCTTCCGGACGGGCACCGGCCCGCAGGTGGCCAACGCGCTGGCGCTGCTGCTGTCGGCGCTCGGCAACACCGCGGCCAACCGGAGGCTCACCTTCGGCGTACGTGGCCGGGACCGCGCGATGCGCCACCAGGCCCAGGGGCTGGTCGTCTTCGGCATCGGCCTCGTGCTGACCAGCGGCTCCCTCGCCGCCCTGGACGCCGTCCCAGGCACCGCCTCGCACGGCACCGAACTGGCCGTGCTGATCGCGGCGAACCTCGCCGCGACCGTACTGCGCTTCCTGCTCTTCCGGGCCTGGGTCTTCCCGTCGGACAGCGGGGCCACGACCGACCACGACCCGAGGACCGATCGATGACCACCTACGACTACGGCACCCGCGAAGCCGGACCGCCGCCGACCCCCGCCGCCGCTCCCCGGCCGGGGCCGCGGACCCCCGGTGGCTCGCGGCTGGCGCGGGCCTGGAGAGGACGGCCGGAGGACCCGCGCTGGGCGCGGCCCGCCCTGTGGGCCCTGCTGGCCGCCACCACCGTGCTCTACCTGTGGAGCCTGGGCGCGTCCGGCTACGCCAACCAGTTCTACTCGGCCGCCGTGCAGGCGGGCGGCGAGAGCTGGAAGGCGTTCTTCTTCGGCTCCTCCGACGCCGCGAACTCCATCACCGTCGACAAGCCCCCGGCCGCGCTGTGGCCGATGGCCCTGTCGGTGCGGCTCTTCGGCCTCTCCTCCTGGGCGGTCCTCGCCCCCGAGGCCCTGATGGGCGTCGCGACGGTCGGAGTGCTGTACGCGGCCGTACGGCGCAGGTTCGGCGCGGCCGCCGGGCTTATCGCGGGCGCGGCGCTCGCGGTGACCCCGGTCGCGGCGCTGATGTTCCGCTTCAACAACCCCGACGCGCTGCTGTGCCTGCTGATGGTCTCGGCGATCTACTGCGTGCTGCGCGCCCTGGAGGACGCGCGCACCAAGTGGCTGGTGCTGGCCGGGGTCTGCTTCGGCCTCGGCTTCCTCACCAAGACGCTCCAGGCGTGGCTGATCCTGCCGCCGCTCGCGGTGGTGTACGCGGTGTGCGCCCCGCCGAAGTTCGGCCGGCGGATCGGGCAGCTGCTGCTCGCGGGGCTCGCGATGGTGGTCTCCGGCGGCTGGTGGGTCGCGATCGTCGAGCTGTGGCCGGCGTCCTCGCGCCCGTACATCGGCGGTTCGCAGCACAACAGCTTCCTGGAACTGACCTTCGGCTACAACGGGCTGGGCCGGATCAACGGCAATGAGACCGGCAGCGTCGGCGGGGGCGGCCCGGGCGGTGGCGGTGGCGGTGGCGGCCGGTGGGGCGAGACCGGGATCGACCGGCTCTTCGGCTCCGACATGGGCGGTCAGATCGCCTGGCTGCTGCCCGCGGCGTTCATCCTGCTGGCGGCGGGGATCTGGCTGACCTGGCGGGCGAAGCGCACCGACACCCAACGCGCGGCGTTCCTGGTGTGGGGCGGGGCGCTGCTGATGACGTTCGCCACCTTCAGCTTCATGTCCGGGATCTTCCACCAGTACTACAACATCGCGCTGGCGCCCTATATCGCGGCGCTCGTGGGCATGGGCGCGGCCCTGCTCTGGGAGCGGCGGAACGAGGGCGGCCGGACGGGGGCGGCGGCCTCGGCGGTGCTGGCCGTCACGGTCGCGGTCACCGCGTACCTGTCGTACGCCCTGCTGGGGCGGTCGCCGGACTGGCACCCCTGGCTGCGCTGGGCGGTGCTGATCGGCGGGCTCGCGGCGGCGGCCGGGCTGCTGCTGACGGTGCGCCTGGGCCGGAGGGCGGCACTGGCCGCGGCGGGCCTCGGCCTCGCGGCGGGGCTGGCCGGGCCGGTCGCGTACACGCTCAACACGGTCGACACCCCGAAGCACGGCTCCATCGTGACGGCCGGTCCGTCCGTGGCGGGCGGTATGGGCGGCCCCGGCGGCGGCTTCCCGGGCGGCGGCCGGGGCGGTCCGCCGGGCATGCGGAACGGACGCCAGGGCGCGGGCCAGCAGGGGCAGGGCCAGGGTCAGGGCAACCAGCAGGGCGGTCAGCAGGGCGGTCAGGGTCAGGGCGGTCAGCAGGGCATGCCGGGCGGCGGCACCGGCGGTGGCAACGGCGGCGGCCAGCCGGGCGGCGGCCAGAACGGCTTCCCCGGCGGGGGCTTCCCGGGCGGCGGCCAGTCCCCGCGCAACGGCACGGGCAACGCCCAGGGCGGCCAGGGGCAGAACGGCCGGCCGGGCATGCTGCCCGGCGGCGGCGTGGGCGAGGGCGGTCGCCGTGGCGGCGGCATGGGCGGACTGCTCGACGGTCAGCAGGTCGACGCCGATGTGGAGGCGAAGCTGGAGAAGAACGCCGACGACTACACCTGGGCGGCCGCGGCGATCGGCTCCCAGAACGCCGCGAGCTACCAACTCGCCACCGGGAAGCCCGTGATGGCCATCGGCGGCTTCAACGGCAGCGACCCGTCCCCGACGCTCGCCCAGTTCAAGGAGTATGTGAAGCAGGGCAGGATCCACTACTTCATCTCCTCGGGCACCGGCATGGGCGGCGGGCCGGGCGGCGGCCAGGGGACCTCGTCCCAGATCACCTCCTGGATCGAGGCCACCTACAAGAAGGTCACCGTGGGCAGTGCCACGCTCTACGACCTGACCCAGAAGGCGTCGGCGAAGGCGTCGGCGTCCTCGAAGTCCTCCGGCTGATTCCGGAGTCCCGTCGGTACGGGCCGGTGGTCGCGGGTTCACCCCCGCGATCACCGGCCCGTACGCGTATGCGACGCGCGCACATAATTCGCTGTACGGCGTACAGCGCTACTTGTACGGTGTAAGGGCCAGCCCATCGTCATGCACCGTAGAAGACCCGCCTGGAGTCCCCATGACGGTCTCGACCGCCGACGCCGCCTCCGCGCCACCCGATCAGTCCCAGGGTGGCCATCCTCAGCGCTGGCTGATCCTCGCCGTGATCTGCCTCGCCCAGCTCACCGTGTTGCTGGACAACACGATCCTCAATGTGGCGGTGCCCTCCCTGGCCAGGGAGATGGATGCCCGCACCGCCGACATCCAGTGGATGATCAACGCGTATTCGCTGGTCCAGTCGGGGCTGCTGCTCACCGCGGGCAGCGCCGCCGACCGCTACGGGCGGAAGAAGCTGCTGGTCGCCGGGCTCGCCCTGTTCGGCATCGGCTCCTTCGCGGCATCGATGGCGCAGGACTCCGGCCAGCTGATCGCCGCCCGCGCGGGCATGGGGATCGGCGGGGCGCTGCTGATGACCACGACGCTCGCCGTCGTGGTGCAGGTCTTCGACGAGGGCGAACGGGCCAAGGCCATCGGGCTGTGGGGCGCGGTCGGCTCGCTCGGCTTCGCCGCGGGGCCGCTGATCGGCGGCTCGCTGCTGGAGCACTTCTGGTGGGGCTCGATCTTCCTGATCAATATCCCGGTGGCGCTGCTCGGGCTGGTGGCCGTGGTCTGGCTGGTGCCGGAGTCGAAGGCGCCGACCAGCGACCGCCCCGATCTGCTCGGCGCGCTGCTGTCCACGGTCGGCATGACCGGCATCGTCTTCGCGATCATCTCCGGGCCGGAGCACGGCTGGACTTCGGGCCGGGTGCTCCTGTCCGCCTTCATCGGCATCACGGTGATGACCGGATTCGCGCTGTGGGAGCGTCATATCCCGTATCCGATGCTGGACATGCACTTCTTCCGCAACCGCCGGTTCGTGGGCGCGGTGGCGGGCGGCATCCTGGTGGCCTTCGGGATGGGCGGTTCGCTCTTCCTGCTCACCCAGCATCTGCAGTTCGTGCTCGGCTATGACGCGCTGGACGCGGGGCTGCGCACCGCGCCCCTCGCGCTGGTGATCGTCGCGCTCAACCTCACCGGTGTCGGCGCGCGGCTGCTGCCGAAGCTCGGGACGCCGGTGACCATCGTCGGCGGGATGGGGCTGCTCGCGGCCGGTCTCGCCGCCGTCGCGACGCTCGGCGCCCACGGCTATGGCGGAATGCTCTTCGGGCTGGTGGTGATGGGGTCCGGTATCGCGCTGGCCATGCCCGCGATGGCGAACGCCATCATGTCGGCCATCCCGCCGGAGAAGGCGGGGGTGGGCGCGGGCGTCAACGGCACGCTCACCGAATGCGGCAACGGGCTCGGCGTCGCCGTCCTCGGCGCCGTGCTCAACTCCCGCTTCGGCTCGCTGCTGCCCGCGGTCGCCACCGGAGCGGGCTCGCTCCCGGCCGCCCTCGCCGCCGCCCGTACCCCCGAGGACCGCGAGGCCGTCGCGGACGCCTTCGCCTCGGGTGTGGAGACCAGCCAGCTGGTCGGCGCGGCGGCCGTGCTGGCGGGTGGAGTGCTGGCCGCGCTGCTGCTCAGCAGGGCCGAACGATCTTCACAGGAGGCCCGGGCGGCATAGCATCTTCAGGTAGTGAGGTGCCGCGTGCCCGGTCCCGGGCCGTATGTGGCGCCAGCTCATCGGAGAAAGAGAGGCGCCGCCATGGCAACCGGCAGCCGCACCGTCCCCCCGCGGTCCAGCGTCTGGCTCTCCGAGCGTAAAACCACCAAGCGCAAGGGCGACCAGCAGCCCGTCGGGCTCGACCATCTGAAGATCGTCGCGGCGACGATGCGGCTGCTGGACGCCGAGGGGCTTTCGGGTTTCTCGATGCGACGGCTCGCGGCGGAGCTCGGGGTGACCGCCATGTCGGTCTACTGGTACGTGGAGACCAAGGACCATCTGCTCGAACTCGCCCTCGACGCGGCCATGGGCGAGATAGCGCTGCCCATCGAGGCCGTCGGCCCCGTCGGGGCGGTCGGCCCCGTCGAAGGCCTCGAGCACGCCCCGGCCGAGCCGCGGGACTGGCATGAGCAGCTGCGCCAGCTCGCCTCCGAGTACCGGCGGGTGCTGGCGCGCCATCCCTGGCTGTCGGCGCTGCTGGGGGAGTACCTCAACATCGGGCCCAACGCGGTGAGCTTCCAGAGCGCCGCGCTGGCCGTGATGCGCAACAGCGGACTGCCGGACGACAGGATCACCAGCGCGCTGGCCCTCGTCTATCAGTTCGTCTACGGCTTCGGCACGATCGAGGGCCGCTTCACCGCCCGCTGCCGGGCGGCGGGAGCCACTCAGGAAGAGCTGTTCCACGAGATGATGGGCGCGGTCGAGGACCGTATGGAGTTCGACGAGGCGCGGAAGATCATGGAGGCTCGCGGCGGCACCACGGTCCAGGAGATGCAGGACCGCGACTTCACCTTCGCCCTGGATCTCGCGATCGCCGGTATCGAAGCCCTGAGGGAGCGATAACGCGCGGCGGCGGCCGGGCCGGGACTCAGGCCGTGGGGAGCTGCTCGCCCTGCACCGCCTGTATGTCCAGCTCGACCCGCAGGGTGGTGCCGATCGCCGCGATGCCCGCCGCGACCACCTGGTTGTAGTTCATCGCGAAGTCCTCGCGGCGCAGCTCGGCGACGGCCCGGAAGGCCGCCCGCACCCCGCCCCAGGGGTCGGGGCCCGTGCCCAGGTACGTCAGGTCCAGGTCCACGTCCCGGACCACGCCGTGCATCGACAGCTCGCCGTGGACCGTCCAGCGGTCGGCCCCGGCCGCGCTCAGATGCGTGCTCCGGTACGTCAGCTCCGGGAACTCCTCCACATTGAGGAAGTCGGGCGACTTCAGGTGGCCGTCCCGCATCGTGTTGCCGGTGTCGATGCTGGCGGCCCGCATGACCGCCTCGACGCGCGACTTCTCGATGTCCTCGGCGACCTCGATCCGCCCGCCGAACTCCGTGAACCGGCCGTGGACGCTGGAGATCCCCAGGTGCTGGGCGACCGCGGCCACCGTCGAATGCGCCGGGTCGATCGTCCACGCCCCGGGCGGCGGAAGCTCCACCCCGCCCTGGCGCGCCAGCACCACCGTGCCCACGTCGGCCCGCCCGGAGGCCGTGACGATCGCCGTGGACGCGACCGGGGCGTAGCCGACCGCGGTGGCGATGATCGTGTAAGCCCCCGGCGGCAGCGGCTCTTCGGTCCGCACGGCGCCGTCCGTGTCGGCCTGCGCGCGCAGCACCTGGGCGCCCGTCATATCGGTGACGGTCAGCACCGCGTGCTGGACCGCCCAGCCGTCGCGGGTGTGGATCCGGGCCCGCAGTCCCGCTCCCCCGCCTGCTCCTGCTCCTGTGGTCGTCATGCCGCGTTTCGCTCCCGCTCGGGTGTCGCCGTGTTGCTCGTGTCGCTCATGTCGCCCGGCGCGGTCGTACTCGCCGTGCTGGTCGTACTCGTCGTACTCGTCGTGCTCGTCGTGTCTGTGCACCGGATCCGGGCGGCGGCGTCAGGCCGTCCCCTGCCTTCACTACACCGCCGCCGGGATCCGGGTTCCGGGTCCGGCCGAGAAATCCGCCACCCGGGCCGGAC encodes the following:
- a CDS encoding YceI family protein, whose translation is MTTTGAGAGGGAGLRARIHTRDGWAVQHAVLTVTDMTGAQVLRAQADTDGAVRTEEPLPPGAYTIIATAVGYAPVASTAIVTASGRADVGTVVLARQGGVELPPPGAWTIDPAHSTVAAVAQHLGISSVHGRFTEFGGRIEVAEDIEKSRVEAVMRAASIDTGNTMRDGHLKSPDFLNVEEFPELTYRSTHLSAAGADRWTVHGELSMHGVVRDVDLDLTYLGTGPDPWGGVRAAFRAVAELRREDFAMNYNQVVAAGIAAIGTTLRVELDIQAVQGEQLPTA